gttgaggtctaagagttatcctttatttcgggtgcaatggagaggtcagtcggtagaggcatctacctgggagtccgagtcggacatgcaaagtaaatatccacaccttttctccagctcaggtactttttctaactccgatcGAGgaggaacgtttgttttagaggtggagaatgtgatgacccaaaatgccatctttaaatttaataagtaattctgtgttttaagacctcaaaaatcaccatttatcattcctcgacttgcatgcgcagtccgtaaaattttccagaaagttttcatatgaaaaatggattaaaatgtgaaatagagctttaaaactcaactgagttgactttggtcaacatttttaggaaacgtacccggatcagtattttgacagtttcggtagctccgtatcatgatttaggacttgggcgtatgcccgaaatttaatttggaggtcccttatgaccacggagttgactttttgatatcggagccggaatcctattctggaaatatgaacagctccattatgtcatttatgactttcgTGCCAaaattgaagtcattctggattcatttaatatgttttggcacaagatttgaaaattgaaatgtttaaaactcaaagtttgaatagaggtgtgaattgtaatttcagcattaTTTCACATGATACGAGACCccaagtaagtctgtattatgttattggacttgttggtatattcgtacggggtcccgagtaccccgagagtgatacagattgaaatcggatcaagaattgaacttaagcaaaatctgtatttttgCCTTCTGTTATAATCGCACCTCTGGATTTTTGACTacaggtgcaagctcgcagaagcgagacttccatcgcatATGCGGGACTGGGCTagcctggggtcttcgcaggtgcgaccttttTGCgtagaagcggatgtcgcaggtgcgacaggagttTCCGCGGATGCGGAACTTCccctggcagcctggcatcgcaaatgcgagtccgcaaatccgaaccttttatccgcagatgcaaaatgactgggcagagcccataaattcggaagtcgtcatttttactcatttttgagtttcaagtgtcggatttgggcgatttcaagggggattttcatgagtttgaattgggtaagtgttctttaacctaaagtgattatatttcataaatccatgtctatattcatcatttatttcggatttagatggaagaaattggactttttataaaaaaattcaaaaacggacatttaagatttgaaggtccatttgatatcggaattggataaattctgtatggttgaacttgtagcagaacgagtgttcggatttcgcaagtttttccgggatttgagtcatgggtcccactgtcaaatattttaatgaatttcggatttttatccggaaaatttgtaaattcatatggaattaattcctatgattagtattgactatatcgaattgtttgtgaatatatcaaaacgaggtaagtgtcgtggttaaccttgacttgagagaatagaacccttaaattacttgttatgtgaaaagcatgtgaacgacgtataggcgaggtgacgagtgtctatacgtcgtgaaattaattgtttgcctgcttacttgaaaattcataaattgttttaaatcataaattaattattataacaattgtttctctcctattctttgtcaaatattaattcttgaattcctgcattaattgttacatgctagttgaattatgtgttttaattgttatttgacatttaacacATTAAATATAAACTACTtattttctctatgattttcataataaattgttatttgtcattgtttggttcataaataaattataattattgtgtgccttgatgcttaataatttctcaaTGGATATCGTATTTATTGGAGTaggttttattatatttatgagttgtttaaagttatattgggggaacgggttgcatgtcgcaacggaaatgaaagtatatgtgtatatattgggggatcagattgcacgccgtaatagacttattaaaagtcaatattggaagatcggattgcacgccacattaaacttattaaaagtcaatattggaggaacGGATTGCACgacgcaatagacttatttaaaagtcaatattgggggatcggattgcacgccgcaacagacttatttaaaagtctatatatatacttgattgaaataaatatataatagaattgaatgtgaatatattgttagAGCGGGTTACACGCAGCAACAAAATTGGGTAAAATAATAATGGactatgactgctgagttggcttcaattattataaatgagttacctgatttatttctattatttgttgttgttattaatattgcgttcaaattaatgtaagtgaacctctttatcctcgtcactacttcgtcgaggttagactcagcacttaccagtacatggggtcggttgtactgatactacactctacacttcttgtacaTATTTTgtagttggtcctagcggcgtaccatagacttgctcggatttcagctatcagaggagacttgaggtataacttcatggcgtccgcagttctgaagtccccgtctattttactttagctatgtgtttattttcagacagctttattttactgagacctttatttgtatttaatttagaagctcgtgcacttgtgacactaattctaggatggtatttaaacaccgttatttttatggattattttactatatttcaaactttgcttccgcttttgttttcttgattattaataatttaaaaattatttaaaaattggttaatattattctaacgttggcttgcctagcaagtgaaatgttaggcgcaatcacggtccgaaggagggaattttggatcgtgacaccagCACTGATGAATGAGAATAAGAGCTTTcaataacagtgaaaataatattatattattttgaaATACGTGTTATAATGTGTTCAATGATTAATCagactcctctttatatagtaggagagttttaccctaagtacaattctataaaaggtaaaaacaaATCGTCTATTTAACTATCCACCGATTCTCCATCGATACGTGCCGAAATCCACACTGTGATATCCGATCGGTCGCGGATATTACAACTTTTTATTGGTCGTGCAACGTTCTCTGAAGTCCTTTGGGATTTGGACCGGTCTCGGATCATGGTCCCAATATTCTTTAGAGTGGGCGTCATACCCCCGGACTCTGACTCGATGAGACCCTAGTCTCGATATCGGTCCCTTGTCATCATGTCTCTAGCTCGGTTTAGTGTATCGGCAGGTGGGGTGTAACATGAGCTCAATTTTACCCGTATATAACAAGATGAACAATGGAGCTAGAAGAATATACAAAGTGCAGATGATCCTCCAACCGAGGACATATGTGAACCTGCTAATCAAGAAGAAGCTATCAACGTTTCAAGAGAAAATGATATAAAGAAAAAGTTGTCaacatttcaaaaaaataaaatttgaaagaaAGATGACTAGCCTAAGAAATGAACAAAATTTAGAAGAAAGTTGAAAAACATCAAGGAAGGAAGCAAATGAAGCAGGAAAAAGAGTCGGCATTCATTGACAATCATGAGGTGCAGTAAAATAGATAAGTAAATTCAATTTACTGAAAATCAGTTGGCAAATTTGCATACAAAGTTGCGCCCTGTTAAAGGTTTCCAAGCTATAAATTTAGAATCTGCAACTTCGAAAGCAATGACGAGTATTAGGAATATGATTTAGAAACTGCTCTCAGTCCTAAAAATCTGTAGCAAGGAGGAATATTAATTGCTATGTTTTATGACTGAACCTTTGAGTTTATTTACTGATGTAATTTAGTTTGAATCTTAAATAACTTCTTTTCCTAGTCTGTAGGAGTTTGTAATTTTCAGCAAATTTTGTACTTATCTTTAGATATTTAAAGTTAGTAATTCTCTTATAAATTATAGTTCAGATTGTAGTGAATAAAACATAAAACTTTCATCTTCAATACATGAGAGTTGCTTTTGCTTCATATTTCAGTATATTTCTCGAAGTCTTTCTATGTTATCTCCTTAAGTTCTTTTGTGAAAACTCAACAATATCTGCTTAGGCCACTAAGGATGCATCAAGGTCGGCTGAAGGGCAAGGCTGTTAAAGCCACTTCTTTTAGGCCACCTATATTGGAAGTTTTATTTACTCCTATTATTTATTAcactctccgtttcaatttagatgacacacttttcttattagtgtatttcaaaaagaatgacacatttataTAATCAGacataattcaactttaaactttttattttacccattttacccttaataaaaagcttttataaccacacaaatgccATGGATCCACAAAGTTTTTACCCCTTAagtttttaagaccacaagtttcaaaagtctccCTCTTTTCTCTTAAACTAAGTGTCGAGTCAAACTACCTGATCTAAATTTAACCGGAgggaatattatatatatatatatatatatatatatatatatataattatcatTAATAAAAAGATTCTAAATTGTATACTTCTATTTTGGAATTTAATTTAGCTTGTTCAAATGAATAAACCTGAATTTCTAAATATAGACTAAGAGGAGAGAAGCAAATTGCTGACGATATTGATAATGAAACTATATATCTTTATCTTGAAGTATCTTCTAGAATTGATTATTTCTTATATACAGTATACCAAGCTATTTTCTTACTTCAAAATAGATTTAAACTCTTCAAATATATGATATTATTCTGACATTTGATTTAGTAGTAAAAAATAGAGATGATTAGATGATGAGAATATTGAAAAAGTATTGCAATTATCTTTAAAATTTTCTTagaatattatttaaattttgGTGAGTAGAGTTAATTGATATCTACACAGGTGAGAGCTCAAGTAGGCAATGAATGACTTATTGACGTGCGTGCAAAATAGTTCTAATAcctaataaaatattatttgaaatctTAAGGTCTCTTATTAAGGCTTGGCATTAGGCGACATCAACATCAAGCTCACCTTCTGCAGCAGCTGCCATAAAATGCACACAGTTTCTTTGCAATAGAATTCGAGTCAATTTCTTAATCAGAAATTTGGCAATCATTTGTCCAGTTCCTTTAGATTGCCGAACTTCAAAATCATAAGGGTAAAATCGAGCTCGATATTCGATTGAGCTTTCAAAATTTCCTGGTTATGCCAGGGTCGAAATATCTGTGATCGGGTAAAGTCGAGCTCGAAGATCAATCTAACGTCCAACACAATCAGCCAAAATCGAAACACGGTGATTGAGATCGAACCTAAAGCATTGTCAAAATTAGCCATCGaaccatcagatttgccctcCAGTTTACCGAATGCGTAATCGGTCCTGTTTCTAACGATCTCGACgaaagctttgccaactcatccgacagGGGTTCGTAATTCTCACAATTAGCTAATCATTGTAGCAGAAATCACGGAACGACTCAAAACAATGAACCAACGGTCATCAAATCAAGGACTTTTGCCTTTtatagaacaataaaataatacctAAAAAGGTAGATCTCCCCTAATATATAAGGGGGACTTGATAATTCATTCGGGGCATTGTAACATACACTGATAAGCAATACATTCTCTGAATTCTTATTCTTTCGTATCTTTGTGTCAACAAAAGTGCATTCATTTCAAGGGTGGCTTGCTTACCCAAGCTGAAATCATCCAATTCATGTGGTTTACGGttaatttatcattatttatttcaattgcaatctaatttatcgctttgtatcaagttaatccgcatatcctttaaaccactaagaaattcaattgttatccgatttttagggtaaacagttagGCCTCAATATTAACATTACGTTATGAAGATTAGCAATGGATAAATTATGTTACTTCCTATTCAAGAAAGGCTACACAcagaggcggagctaggattTCAACTTTATAGATTCTAGATTTCACTAATAACTAGGTTCTAACTtcaatatttatacatatttaataatttttttaatacaaatacattatttgagcaaaagcgacttggttcggccgaacccgtatTCGGgcttctagctccgcccctggtTACACATGTCATTGCTGTGGCTTTTTATTTAAACATGAAAAGTAATGCACATCATCAGCATTATTATTCTATACTAATAATATTATTTGAGAAATGTATATTCTTAGTTGCTCtaaaaaataatagccgataaaatattcatttatgatatatatgtatattatatgtatataatatatattttttggctaGTGAATACAATTAGTTTTGTATTTTGCTCTTATTACTTTTTACCTTATTTTTGCCACATAATATGTTGTTAATCTGTACTGCTTTTTATATCCTAGATAAGATGACTTTGGAAATACAAAGAAACTGAATAAAACTCATTGTAGTATAGAACTAATAACtcatataaattaattaaatctaaAGTTGTGTACTATAAGGGGTCGTTTCATTTTGTTCGTGGACGGAGTTACCCTGGGATTATAATCCCGCAATTAATAATCCCTTGTGTTACTTAGTGTTAATACTTTATTTGGTTCGTTGGATTAAAAATGGGATATattatatatctatatctatactatattaaaaacacgaacacccttagcgaaatgtcgttcgctttATTTACTCTTTAGAAACATATTTtacattggataaaattataaaatcaaaaaactttcctaatatttaggagttctaAATATCATCTCCTAATATGGATACAAAATATTAAGACAGTAAAAGAATACAAAAAAATAGGAGGAAAGTTTTTTGTTGGTTCCCAACAAGGAAACTTCACGATTTTGTTTAATATATTTGTTCCTTGTCATTGTTTAATTATAAAGACCAATTTTTCCTCTTTATTTTCCTTTCATATGATTTATTtgttgtttttaaaatttaaatcatAAGTACTTTTTAAGAAGCTTGGTTAAATTAGTTTATTCTATTCTAAAAAATTAATACGGCATTAGGTTTTGAAATAgtaattttttttggaaaaaatagtaattattaatttgtgataaaaaaattaattaccgTAATTTAGTTTATAGAAAATACCTAAATTACCTCAATGCATATTTATGTTAAATAGATGAAAAAGAACTTTTATTTTTTGGTAAAAAAAACTAATATTATTACTAAGAAAGTTTAttataatataaatttaaaatataaaaattacttaTGAAATTCATCTTGTGGCTGATATGATTTTTTTAATAATCCGCCACTAATTCTATCACTGAATATGATTAGTgataaatttttattatttgacTACATAATTTGTCCATCgctaatttttcttctttttgtagtTGACTTATCTAGAATACATGGTACCTAGACGATCATTTTGATACAAATTAATATAAAGAAGGGGTTACATAATAAAACACTAAACTTTCAAAATTATCTTGATTGTTTTCAAGCTTAGCTAGGCTAtctgctctttttttttttgattaaaTAGGCTCAATATTTGTCATTTTCAAGagcttatatttttaaaaaaaaattattttcaagggcttacatttttataattttatacacATCGATATAGGGTCACACACATCGCGTATATCCTaaaactagttatattaaaagcacgaaggcccttagcgaaatattgtTCGGGGAAACCCGAAGCCGCTACAACCTCTGCCACAACCTCTGCCACAACCTCTGCCCTTCAGGTGAGCACTCTGTGGTGAGCACAAAACAAAATTGTAACTtaagttttttcctaatttttAGGAGTtctaaatcaactaaaattttgcttttaaaatctcaaaatataTAGAAAGTCCTACATTTTCAAATCGATTGAAATTTTACTTTATATAAATACTTTCCTAGGAAAGTAACAAAACCTTCcttgtttattttttctaatattaattttcagaataaagaaataaagaaaaggaagTGAAAAGGGGAAAGAACTACATAAGAAAAGGATTTGCGTTTTTTACCTCCTTTAGGGTTACGTTTTTAACtccttattatttttttatttttatttcaatattgATAGTTAAAATAACTAAAACGAAAAATGATAAAAGATGTTTATAAATGAACTAAACAAATGAGCAAATTAGTATGGGCAACTTAGTTAAACTAACTTTCTTATATTATAATAGATGGGTTAAATTTAttgttattaaaaatattataataaaggAGGTAAATGTATCATCGTAATCATAGGGGATATTAGTGTTATAAATCAAACATGGAAGTCTCTAGAATTATCACTTTtgtttattaaatattttcttatttaaactaTGCAAAAACTCTTAATAATGATGAGTTTAAAATTTATTACgtattaaaaataatataaattattttcttgtTTGAACAATATATCATAACTGAATTTCTTTCCATTTTATCTTCGTAAACTATATATAtgaattttaatatatttttattttatatttgaactaccttcctactcaaataatatttgaACTACCTTCCTACTCAAAATTAGAACAAATAACTAAAAGAATATATAAGGATATAAAAGTGAGAGAGCGGGAGAGAGAAAGTAAAGGTGGTGGCAAGAGTCAATAATGATTATGCAAACACAAGGATTCAAGGGTGAATTATCAAATCGATTCTTCTACCTACGTGCTAGAGGAATAGAATATTTAGTAGATAAAATTATATTacagttaaatatttaaatttagggATGAACACATTAATAATTTAAATCAACAAGGAAATAAATTATTTCCTTTAATGTTGAcaataaattattaaatctttgaATTAATTAGTTAGCTAAAAACTCTAATTCAAATCTTTCCTAATTATGAATACCCTTTGTAAAATATTGTTCGccatttttaccctttaaaaatagagtttacaCTGGACAAAGTAGTCATTTAATAATTGTTTCCTAATAATTATGACATTGAAAATAACTAAAAATATAATTACTAAATCTTTCCTTAGTAGATAGAAAGTCTAAAATTTGGGGCTTTAGAATCAATTAAGATTTTACTTTATAAAAATTCTTTTCTTATACCAAACTATATGTACGACTAATCCTCCTTTAAAGTCAATTAAAATGTTTATTCAAAAGAATTTTTGACACAAGAATTTTAAAGGAAACTATAGCATATTTGTCTTTAATTTGGATTTTagttacattattattattattttaagagcaaactttttggtaaaaaacctgtaaaaatatttttcttaaaaggGCAATAACAATCCTAACACAAAAAAATGTATGAAGTTATTCTTACAATGTCACCCATGACAtgaatttcttttaaaattttatttctgaacTCCAAAATAAATTTAACATATGCATAATAAACATGACATTATGATGTAGAGAAAAAATAAACTGAACGTCACAAACGCAAAATAAAAATTACGGGTAAAAATCAACATTCATCATTTTCTGaacatatattttttatttaatttttatttataactcAAGCACATTTTTATTTAAGTGATTtttgaaaattatatatatataaaagtatgGGATACACGCGCAATGCGCATACCCTAAGACAAGTAATCTAAAACATGTGTTTGGTTTAAAGGTGTATAAACTTgaataaaattatatttcttaTTTTAACCTTGGATATTAGATGACTTATACAAATATATTTCTTAATAAAAAACTCCACCCAATAATATTTTCTTATCATACTAAACTCAAATACTCAACTCCACTAAAAAGCTTTATCAAACCCCAGCTAACAGAATTGGGCAAAATCAAAGATATTAGTTCATACCATCCAAGATGCAAGATAATTATATTCTTGCTGCACTGTTGCAAAAGAAGTGCACAAACTGAAGCTAAAATAGTGTAGAAATATGCAGAAAAATGCATAATCAatgcagaaaaatgcaaaatttATGCAGAAAATGCAGAAACTATGCAAAAAGAGTGCAGAAACATTGCAGAAAAATGCAGGAATTATGCAAAAACTGTGCAAAAAGAATGCAGAAAAGTGCAGGAACTAGGCAAAAATTATTCAAATACAATGTAAATAAATACAAGAACTGTGCAAAATTTCGGCAAAAAGAATGCATAAACTACAGCTAATATCTATTTCGGTTGTATCGTACGTACTGATGCCGTGAAAAGGGGTTTTGGAGGGAAAATTATGTCTTAACAAAATCTTTATCCAAGGAATTATAATCCTGGTATTGTTATTCCACCACCAATGTGGGATACGTTTATACCAATATTTGGTATAAAATTATACCAGGATTATTTAATACCAGTAACCAAACATGAAATAAATGTAACCCCAATTTTTATACTGGTATATCCCATTTAATACTtgtaaccaaacgacccctaactATGTTCTGTAAATAGTGCACGAATTATTATGTTTTCGAAGTAGGAAATTGAACGGAAAACAACGATAGGGGCATCAAGTTGTTAAGCTACAcgatgaaagtgtgggagagggtgattGAAGGGAGGTTGAGGAGAAGTGTATCCATTTTCGAGAACCAGTTTGGTTTCATGATGGGACGGTCGAATACTGAGGCCATTCACATTGTGAGGAGAttggtggagcagtatagggcAATGAAGAAGGATTTGCACACGGTATTCATTGACCTGGAGAAAGTCTATGATAAATTCTTGAGAGGGGttctatggagatgtttggaggctagagtaGTGCCTGTAGCGTATATTAAAGTGATTCAGGACATGTATGTTGGAGCTAAGACACGGGTTAGGATAGCAGGAGGAGACTCTGACTACTTTCCGGTtgagatggggttgcatcagggatcagcacttagcccatttttattttcTCAGGCGATGGATTCATTGACGCgacacattcaaggggaggtgccttggTGCTTGTTATTTGCGGATGACGTAGTCCTGATTTATGAGACGCGGGGTGGCGTTAACGAAAGATTAGAGGTCTAGAGACATACTCTAGAGTCTAAGGATTTCAAGTtaagcaggaccaagacagaatacttggtgTGCAAGTTCAGCGGTGTTACTCAGGAGGCGGACGGGGATGTGAGGCTCAATACGTAAGTCATTCCTAGGAGAGAGAATTTCAAGTATCTGGGGTCTATAATTCAGAAGCATAGGGAGATggatgaggatgtcacacaccgtattggagcAGGGTGaatgaagtggaggctcgcttccggtgtcttgtgtgataagaatgtgccgttgagacttaagggtaagttctacaaggtAGTGCTTAGACCGACTAAGTTGTATGAGGCAGAATGTTGGCCAGTCAAAAACTCACATGTCCagcagatgaaagtagcagaaatgaggatgttgagatggatgtgtgggcatactagattggataaaattaggaatgaagttattcaggACAAGGTGGGAGTGGCCCATGTGGAGG
The DNA window shown above is from Nicotiana tomentosiformis chromosome 8, ASM39032v3, whole genome shotgun sequence and carries:
- the LOC138897057 gene encoding uncharacterized protein, whose protein sequence is MKWRLASGVLCDKNVPLRLKGKFYKVVLRPTKLYEAECWPVKNSHVQQMKVAEMRMLRWMCGHTRLDKIRNEVIQDKVGVAHVEAKMREASLRWFGDIKKRHIDVPVRRCERLALGGERRGRGRPKKSWGKVIRRDMAQLELTEDMTLDRRVLRLKIRVEG